The Rhodococcus sp. X156 genome window below encodes:
- a CDS encoding methionine synthase — translation MTDAAKPFLRGLPGGTATGVGSWPGADADEAARIVLGELAALPHLVELPARGVGADMVGRTAALLVDLAVEVAPSGYRVASRPGRDHRRAVDLLRRDLDVLEEALERAGATPPALKVQVAGPWTMAAQVELRSGHRLLTDRGAVAEVTASLAEGVAQHVAEVQRRTGIPVVLQVDEPGLPGVLAGALPTVSGLTTIPAVPAPEVEAGLRTVLEQAPGRTMVHCCAAAVPLTLIRRAGATAVGVDLGLVGVTDLDEIGETLEDGAMLVLGVVPVPVSVPASGGASATTLHQLAEPALRLMDRLGFPRSVLSTEVLVTPGCGLAGSTPADARRLLAQCVELGRAFTDPPESWGM, via the coding sequence GTGACCGACGCAGCGAAGCCCTTCCTCCGCGGTCTGCCGGGCGGGACTGCCACCGGCGTGGGCTCCTGGCCCGGCGCCGACGCCGACGAGGCCGCGCGCATCGTGCTCGGTGAGCTGGCCGCGCTCCCGCACCTGGTGGAGCTGCCTGCCCGAGGCGTCGGGGCGGACATGGTGGGGCGCACCGCCGCCCTGCTGGTCGACCTGGCCGTGGAGGTCGCCCCCTCCGGATACCGGGTGGCCTCCCGTCCCGGCCGCGACCACCGCCGTGCCGTCGACCTGCTCCGCCGCGACCTGGACGTGCTGGAGGAGGCGCTGGAGCGCGCCGGCGCCACGCCGCCGGCGCTGAAGGTGCAGGTGGCGGGCCCCTGGACGATGGCGGCCCAGGTAGAGCTGCGCAGCGGCCACCGCCTGCTCACCGACCGTGGCGCCGTCGCCGAGGTCACCGCGTCGCTGGCCGAGGGGGTCGCCCAGCACGTGGCCGAGGTGCAGCGACGCACCGGCATCCCGGTGGTGCTGCAGGTGGACGAGCCCGGCCTGCCCGGGGTGCTGGCGGGCGCCCTGCCCACCGTCTCGGGGCTGACCACCATCCCGGCGGTGCCCGCACCGGAGGTGGAGGCCGGGCTGCGCACCGTGCTGGAGCAGGCGCCGGGCCGGACCATGGTGCACTGCTGCGCCGCCGCCGTCCCGCTCACCCTGATCCGCCGGGCCGGGGCCACCGCCGTGGGGGTGGACCTGGGACTGGTGGGAGTCACCGACCTGGACGAGATCGGCGAGACCCTGGAGGACGGGGCGATGCTGGTGCTGGGGGTGGTGCCCGTGCCGGTGTCCGTGCCGGCCTCCGGCGGGGCGTCGGCCACCACGCTGCACCAGCTGGCCGAGCCGGCCCTGCGGCTGATGGACCGCCTCGGCTTTCCCCGGTCGGTGCTGTCCACCGAGGTGCTGGTGACCCCCGGCTGCGGCCTGGCCGGCAGCACGCCCGCGGACGCCCGGCGGCTGCTGGCCCAGTGCGTGGAGCTGGGCCGTGCCTTCACCGACCCCCCGGAGTCCTGGGGCATGTGA
- a CDS encoding cysteine desulfurase family protein: MTSTPASATVYLDHAATTPMLPEAVAVVTEAMGSAGNAASLHGSGRAARRRVEESRELLAQVLGARPTEVIFTGGGTESDNLAIKGIYWSRTAADPRRRRLLVGAAEHHAVIDAAQWLVEHEGAVLTWLPVDAHGRVQPETLRAALAAHADDTALVSVMWANNEVGTITDVAALAEIAHAHGVPLHTDAVQAVGQLPVDFRASGADALTITGHKLGGPFGTGALLLGRDVGCVPLLHGGGHERDVRSGSPDVVGVLGLATAAEVATRTLPERAARMATLRDQLVRGVLDVVDDAVLNGDPSPQGRLPGNAHLTFPGCAGDSLLMLLDARGIECSTGSACTSGVAQPSHVLIAMGVDPHAARSSLRLSLGHTSTEADVHTFLDAIVPVVERARMAGLTSAGAARTAVRG, from the coding sequence ATGACTAGCACCCCAGCCTCGGCAACCGTCTACCTGGACCACGCCGCCACCACTCCCATGCTTCCGGAGGCGGTGGCCGTGGTGACCGAGGCGATGGGCAGCGCGGGCAACGCCGCGTCCCTGCACGGCTCCGGCCGTGCCGCTCGCCGCCGCGTGGAGGAGTCTCGCGAGCTGCTGGCCCAGGTGCTGGGCGCCCGGCCCACCGAGGTGATCTTCACCGGCGGCGGTACCGAGAGCGACAACCTGGCGATCAAGGGGATCTACTGGTCGCGCACCGCCGCCGACCCGCGGCGGCGCCGCCTGCTGGTGGGGGCAGCCGAGCACCACGCGGTGATCGACGCCGCCCAGTGGCTGGTGGAGCACGAGGGCGCGGTGCTCACCTGGTTGCCGGTGGACGCGCACGGGCGGGTGCAGCCGGAGACGCTGCGGGCCGCGCTGGCCGCGCACGCCGACGACACCGCCCTGGTCAGCGTGATGTGGGCGAACAACGAGGTCGGCACCATCACCGACGTCGCAGCCCTGGCCGAGATCGCGCACGCCCACGGGGTGCCGCTGCACACCGACGCCGTGCAGGCGGTCGGCCAGCTGCCGGTGGACTTCCGCGCCAGCGGCGCCGACGCGCTCACCATCACCGGCCACAAGCTCGGCGGACCCTTCGGGACCGGGGCGCTGCTGCTCGGCCGCGACGTGGGCTGCGTGCCCCTGCTGCACGGTGGCGGCCACGAGCGCGACGTGCGCTCGGGCAGCCCGGACGTGGTCGGCGTGCTCGGTCTGGCCACCGCCGCCGAGGTCGCCACCCGCACCCTGCCCGAGCGGGCCGCGCGGATGGCCACGCTGCGCGACCAGCTGGTGCGCGGCGTGCTCGACGTGGTGGACGACGCGGTGCTCAACGGAGACCCGTCCCCGCAGGGCAGGCTGCCCGGCAACGCCCACCTGACCTTCCCCGGCTGTGCGGGCGACTCCCTGCTGATGCTGCTCGACGCCCGCGGCATCGAGTGCTCCACCGGCTCGGCCTGCACCTCCGGGGTGGCGCAGCCCAGCCACGTGCTCATCGCCATGGGGGTGGACCCGCACGCCGCGCGCAGCTCGCTGCGGCTGTCGCTGGGGCACACCTCCACCGAGGCGGACGTGCACACCTTCCTGGACGCCATCGTCCCGGTGGTGGAGCGGGCCCGGATGGCGGGGCTGACCAGCGCGGGGGCGGCCCGGACGGCGGTGCGGGGCTGA
- the mnmA gene encoding tRNA 2-thiouridine(34) synthase MnmA, with amino-acid sequence MRVLAAMSGGVDSAVAAARMVAAGHDVVGVHLALSASPGTLRTGSRGCCSKEDAGDARRAADVLGIPFYVWDFAAQFAEDVVDDFVAAYAAGETPNPCLRCNEKIKFSALAERAVALGFDAVATGHYARLSDGVLRRAVDADKDQSYVLAVLTADQLGRAVFPVGDTPKPEIRAEAARRGLAVAEKPDSHDICFIPSGDTRAFLGTRIGVRPGAVVDADSGSVLGSHEGVHGFTIGQRKGLGLDAPAPDGRPRYVTAIDAEAGTVTVGSAAHLDVHHLRGTRPVWTHGHAPDSPLECVVQVRAHGGLAPATVTVTAEGVEVTLHQPLRGVAAGQAAVFYRPDPEGDVVLGSATISGSRHPVDHAAPSAPTGPRDW; translated from the coding sequence ATGCGGGTGCTGGCCGCGATGAGCGGCGGCGTGGACTCCGCGGTCGCCGCTGCCCGCATGGTGGCGGCGGGCCACGACGTGGTGGGCGTGCACCTGGCCCTGTCGGCCTCGCCGGGCACGCTGCGCACCGGATCGCGGGGCTGCTGCTCCAAGGAGGACGCCGGCGACGCCCGCCGCGCCGCCGACGTGCTGGGCATCCCGTTCTACGTGTGGGACTTCGCCGCCCAGTTCGCCGAGGACGTGGTGGACGACTTCGTGGCGGCCTACGCGGCGGGGGAGACGCCCAACCCCTGCCTGCGGTGCAACGAGAAGATCAAGTTCTCCGCCCTGGCCGAGCGGGCCGTGGCCCTGGGCTTCGACGCCGTGGCCACCGGGCACTACGCGCGGCTGTCCGACGGCGTGCTGCGCCGGGCCGTGGACGCCGACAAGGACCAGTCCTACGTGCTGGCGGTGCTCACCGCCGACCAGCTGGGCCGCGCGGTGTTCCCGGTGGGGGACACCCCCAAGCCGGAGATCCGCGCCGAGGCTGCCCGGCGCGGGCTGGCCGTGGCGGAGAAGCCGGACAGCCACGACATCTGCTTCATCCCCTCGGGGGACACCCGCGCCTTCCTCGGCACCCGGATCGGGGTGCGTCCGGGTGCGGTGGTGGACGCCGACTCCGGCAGCGTGCTCGGGTCGCACGAGGGCGTGCACGGGTTCACCATCGGCCAGCGCAAGGGCCTGGGCCTGGACGCTCCCGCCCCGGACGGGCGCCCCCGCTACGTCACCGCCATTGACGCCGAGGCGGGCACCGTGACCGTGGGCTCCGCGGCGCACCTGGACGTGCACCACCTCCGTGGGACCCGCCCCGTGTGGACCCACGGGCACGCCCCGGACAGCCCGCTGGAGTGCGTGGTGCAGGTGCGGGCGCACGGGGGCCTGGCCCCGGCCACCGTCACGGTCACCGCCGAGGGGGTGGAGGTCACCCTGCACCAGCCGCTGCGCGGGGTTGCCGCTGGTCAGGCCGCGGTCTTCTACCGGCCCGACCCCGAGGGTGACGTCGTCCTGGGCAGCGCCACCATCAGCGGCTCGCGCCACCCGGTCGACCACGCCGCACCGTCGGCCCCCACGGGCCCGCGCGACTGGTAG
- a CDS encoding electron transfer flavoprotein subunit alpha/FixB family protein — protein MAEVLVLVEHADGELKKVSSELITAARALGEPSAVVLGAAGTAAGMADALAAAGAEKIYVGESDDVDGYLVTPQVDVLAKLVEQTSPAAVVAAASVIGKEVAGRLALRLGSGLLTDVVAVDADGSVKHSIFGGAFTVTAKANTSVPVITVRPGAIDAAPQAGAGTQETVEVPAPDAATATKITSREPVVSGDRPELTEASVVVSGGRGVGSADNFTVVEALADSLKAAVGASRAAVDSGYYPGQFQVGQTGKTVSPQLYLALGISGAIQHRAGMQTSKTIVAVNKDEEAPIFEIADFGVVGDLFKVAPQLTDEVNNRKG, from the coding sequence ATGGCAGAGGTCCTGGTACTCGTCGAGCACGCTGACGGCGAGTTGAAGAAGGTTTCATCCGAGCTCATCACCGCGGCGCGCGCGCTGGGTGAGCCCTCGGCGGTGGTGCTCGGCGCCGCCGGCACCGCGGCAGGCATGGCGGACGCGCTGGCCGCGGCCGGTGCGGAGAAGATCTACGTCGGCGAGTCCGACGACGTCGACGGCTACCTGGTCACCCCCCAGGTGGACGTGCTGGCCAAGCTCGTCGAGCAGACCAGCCCGGCCGCCGTCGTGGCCGCCGCGAGCGTCATCGGCAAGGAGGTCGCCGGACGGCTGGCCCTGCGCCTGGGCTCCGGCCTGCTCACCGACGTCGTCGCGGTGGATGCCGACGGCTCCGTCAAGCACTCCATCTTCGGTGGCGCGTTCACGGTGACGGCCAAGGCCAACACCAGCGTGCCGGTCATCACCGTCCGGCCCGGCGCCATCGACGCCGCGCCGCAGGCCGGTGCCGGCACGCAGGAGACCGTCGAGGTGCCGGCTCCCGACGCCGCGACGGCCACCAAGATCACCAGCCGCGAGCCGGTCGTCAGTGGCGACCGTCCCGAGCTCACCGAGGCCAGCGTCGTGGTCTCCGGTGGACGTGGCGTGGGCAGTGCGGACAACTTCACCGTGGTGGAGGCGCTGGCCGACTCCCTCAAGGCTGCTGTCGGCGCCTCGCGCGCCGCGGTGGACTCCGGCTACTACCCGGGCCAGTTCCAGGTGGGCCAGACCGGCAAGACGGTCTCCCCGCAGCTCTACCTGGCCCTGGGCATCTCCGGTGCCATCCAGCACCGGGCCGGGATGCAGACGTCGAAGACCATCGTCGCGGTGAACAAGGACGAGGAGGCGCCGATCTTCGAGATCGCCGACTTCGGCGTCGTGGGCGACCTGTTCAAGGTCGCGCCGCAGCTCACCGACGAGGTGAACAACCGCAAGGGCTGA